The Mycobacterium sp. EPa45 genomic interval GTTACCGCCTGGCTTCCCAGCATCTACCTGCAGGTGACGAATCCTGTTGTGTTGGAAAGGCGCATGCGAAGCGGCCCCGTTGCTGAAGGCCGGACCGTACAGAAGATCGTGATGCTCGGGCTCTACGGCTCACTGATAGCGATCTGCGTGGTCGGCGGCTTCGATCACCGCTTCGGCTGGTCGGCGGTGCCGGCCGCGCTATCGGTAATCGGCAGCCTGGTGGCCGGCGCCGGCCTGGTCGTGACGGTGCTGGTGGCCATTCAGAACACCTACGCGTCTACGACCGTCCAGGTGGAGGCAGGCCAGGAGGTCGTCAGCACCGGTCTGTACGGGCTGGTGCGCCACCCGATGTACACCGGCAACGTCCTGATTCTCGTCGGCCTGCCGTTGGCCGTCGGCTCGTTCTGGGCACTCGGGTTCGTCATGCCCGGAGTTGCCGTGCTGGCCGCGCGAATTCACGACGAGGAAAAGTTGCTCGGCGACGAGTTGGACGGCTATCGCGAGTACACCCAAAAAGTGCGGTCGCGCCTGATCCCGTACATGTGGTGATGAGATGACCGATCTGATTGTTCGAAAGATGCGGTTCGCGTTCGCGGAATCTCCAGTGCCGTTCAATTGGAATCCGTCCGATCCGGCGTTCTCCTGCGCGGCGAACATGCTGTCGTTCCTGTTTCTCGCGATCGAGAAGATGATCAACGCAACGGTCCACGAAGCGTTGCCTGGCATCACTGACCCGGACGTCGCCGAAGAGGCACTGGCATTCGTCCGTCAGGAGGGCCAGCACAGCATGGCCCACCGCCAGCACGCCAAGGGATTGATCAAGGCCTATCCGGCGCTGCAAGAGGTACTCGACGACATGATGACGGTCTACGACGAGCTGACCGCCACCACGTCGGTGAAGTATCGGTTGGCCTACATCGCCGATCTGGAAGCCACTTTCACGCCGACCTTCACGATGATGCTCAACCACGCAGACACCTTGTTCGCACCGGGTGATGATCGCGTTGCCTCGTTGTTCCTGTGGCACTTCGTCGAAGAGATCGAGCACCGCAGCTCTGCGCTGATCATCTACGACGCCGTCGTGGGCGAACCGTGGTACCGCATGCGGATTACGCCGTCGGTGTTCGGCCACACCGGCGCAGTGATCGAGAAGGCCGTCAGCAGCATCAACCAACTCATCCCGCTGGAGGAACGAAAGGTCGACGCGACGTCGATGTTCGGCAACCCATGGCTCAAGGCGAGTGTCGCAGAGAAATTCCCACGCCTGAAGAACTACCGACAGTTTCAGATACCTGACAACGGACCGGTCCAGAAGTTCTACCCGCATATCCCGCTGCGTGAGCAGGCGGTTGCGGCACTCGGCGTCATGCGCAGCCAGCTACCCGGTCATAACCCAGCCAAGACGAAGATGCCGGCGCTAGCCGCCGAATGGCTCGCCCGCTATGAGGCCGGCTACGACGTCACCCGTTGGTATACGGGGTCGAACAGCAAGGCCTCACAGGGTTAGTGCGCGAGCCGCCTGCTCAGCCCGCGCACGGTCGGGTTCTCGATCAAGGCGGAGACCGCAAGCTCGGAATGCAACACGGCGTTGATCACCGTCACGGCTCGCATCGCCGATAGGGAGTCTCCACCCAGATCGAAGAATGAATCGTCCAGTCCGACGCGGTCGATACCCACCGCTTGGGCGAAAATCCCGCACAGGGTCTGTTCGGTCTCGTGTGCCGCCGCACGGTGTTCGACCGCGTTGTCACGGTGTGCTGGCGCGGCCGGCGAGGGAATATCCCACGGCTCCAACGGAATCAGCGGGCGGCTGGCATCGGTCGTCATAGCGGCGAAGATCTGCTCGAGCTGTGCGACAAGCCGTTGAACGTCGTTGGCATCGAACACATCGGCGCGGTACTGGATGCGAAGTTCCAATTCGTTGCCTGGCACGGCTTGGACCGTCAGCGGGTAGTGGTAGTAGTCGCGGCTGTCGACATCGGTGACGGCCAGCCCGTCAGCACCCGACAACACCGATGTGTCCGTCGGGTAGTTCTCGTACACGAAGACCGTGTCGAACAATCGTCGCTGACCGCTGGAGTGGTGAATCTCGTTTAGCCCTAGGTGCTCGTGCTCGAGAGTACGGGCCCGGGCGTTCCGCAAGAGGTCGAGCAGGTCCGCGGTGGTGCTCTCTGATGAGACGGTCGCACGTAGCGGCACCGTGTTGATGAGCAGACCCACCATCGAATCCGCGCCGGGCACCTCGGCCGGGCGCCCCGCGACCACGACACCGAAGGCGATGTCACGCCGGCCGGTCATCGACATCAGCAGCTGCGTCCAGGCGGCCTGGAGCACCGTGCTGACGGTGGTGTGGTGTGTCCGCGCCAGCTCGTTGAGCGCCTGGGTGGTCTGCTCCGCAATCCACAGTGAGGTAACGCTTCGCGGCCCGGCACTGGGCAGGTCCCGACCGCCCACCAGAGTCGGGGTGTCGAAGCCGGCCAACGCCTCGGCCCACGCCGACCGCGCGGACTGGTCGTCCCGGCCGTCAAGCCAGCTGAGGAATCTGCGATAGGGCACGGCGGTGGGCAGCCGGTGCCCGTAATACCCGGCGAACACCTCCTGCAGCAATAAGGACAGCGACCAGCCGTCGAGCAGGATGTGGTGATTGGTCAAGACCAGTCGGTGCTCGTCGGGCGCGATGCGGATCAACGCCGCCCGGAAAGCCGTCTGCCCGAGCAGATCACACACCGCGGCACGGTCTGCCGCGCACAGTTGGGCGATCCGCTCCTCGTGATCCGTCGCGTCACCACCGAGGTCGACGTACTGCCACGGCACCGCCGGGTCGGCCGGGATCACCTGGACCGGCGTCCCACCGGGGTAACAGAACCGCGCCGCCAAGTTGGGATGCCGCGCCACCGCAGCCTGCACGGCCTCGTGCAGGCGGTAGCGATCCAGACGACCGTTCAGTGTGACGCCCATTTGCACGGCATACACGTCGTCGCCACAGCTGTGAGCGACGTTGGCGTGAAACAACAATCCGTGCTGCAGCGGCGTCAGCGGCAGGATATCGGCGACGTCGTGCGAGCCGCAGAGTTCGTCGACCTGCTGCTGCGTCAGCTGCGCCGGCGCGATGTCGGAGGGCGTCAGGCCACCGCCCCCGCCGTTCACATGAGCACAGATACCTGCGAGGGCGTCGAACCACAGGTCGCTCAACCGGCTGACCTGCGCGTGGTCCAGCGCCGTGAGCGCCCACGTCCAACCGGCCCGCAGACGCGGTCCGTCCGCGGTTTCCACTGTGCCTGCGTTGAGTTCGACGGTGTGCATCAACGGCATGGGTACCGCCGCCGCGGGGCCGGTGACCCTCCAGCCGTCCTCGCGGATCTCCCAGATGTCGCCCGATACCTGGCCGGTACCGGCGCCCATCCGGCCGAGGTAGTTGAAACCGATCGTCGGGTCGGAACCGGCCAAGTCGACATCGGTGTTGAGGTAACGCAACAGGCCATAGGTCAAACCGTCCGGCAGCGACCGAAGCTGCTCTTTGGCGTCCTTGACGACCGGGCCCAGGCCGACATCACCGGCGAGCACCCGCCCCCAGTCCAGTCCGCCCACGGTGAGCGACACCGGATATTTGGTGGTGAACCACCCCACGGTACGCGACAGGTCGACTGTTTCAGTTTGGCTGACGACCTCCTCCTCACGTCCGTGCCCTTCGGCATCTATGACGATCGGTTTGCCTGCGCTGCCGAGGAATTCGGCCAGCGCCAACCCGAACGCGATCAACAGGATGTCGTTGATTCCGGCGTGGAACGCGGCCGGCACCTCGCCGAGAAGCATCCGCGTGGTCTCGGGATCCAGTTCCACTGAGAGGCTGCCGGCATTGGCATAGGTATCGACCGCCGGTTGCACCGCGGGCAGCGGCGCGGGCACCGCCGCGATCTGCCGCCAGTGTTCCAGTTGGGCGGTGACCTCCGGGTGATAGGCGTGCCCGGCCAAGATCGAGGCCCACTGGGCGAAGGATGTTCGCGGCGCGGGCAGGACGACGTCCTGCCCGCCGTGCAGTTGAGCCCACGCCAGGTTCAAGTCTTCCAACAGGATTCGCCACGAGACGCCATCGACAGCCAGGTGGTGCACGATCATCAGTAACTGGCCGGTGGGCACCGCCCACAACGCACTTACCATCGCACCGGTGGCGGGGTCCAGCCGGGACCGGGCTTGCGCCACGGCATCCTCCGACAACACATCGACCGTCTGCAGACAGCTGCGGGCATCTACAGATCCGGCCTCAGGCACGACCGGCGACCAACCGCCTGCACCGTCGTCATCGATGCGCAACCGCAGCATCACGTGCCGGTCCAGAATGGCTTGGAGCACCACCAGCACGTCGGCTTCAGTCACACCGACCGGTGCCTGGATCAACACAGTTTGGTTGAACTGGTCGACCGGACCTTGGACTTCGTTGAGCCACCGCATGATCGGAGTCGCCGGCAGCGGGCCCACACCGTCATCGGTCACATCAGAATCGCCGTCATCCAGCGTGGCGACCCGGGCCAGCCCGGCGACCGTCTGCTCGACGAAGATGTCCCGCGGCCGGCAGATCACCCCGGCGGCACGGGCGCGGGCCACCACCTGCATGGACAGAATGCTGTCGCCGCCAAGTTCGAAGAACGATTCGTCGACGCCGACCCGCTCCAGCCCGAGCACCTGGGCGTAGATTCCTGCCAGGATCTCCTCCACCGCATCCGATGGAGCACGGTAAGAATCGGCGTCCTGATAGTCCGGCGCGGGCAGGGCCTTGGTGTCGAGCTTGCCGTTGACCGTCAGCGGCAGCGCGTCGATCACCACCACCGCGGAGGGGACCATGTACGACGGCAGCTTGTCCCCCAGTGCGGCGCGCGCGGCGCCAGGATCCACCAGGCCTGTCACGTATCCCACCAAGCGCTTGTCACCGGGGCGGTCTTCGCGGGCGATCACCACAGCGTCTTCGACACCGTCCACATCGCCCAGCGCAGACTGGATTTCGCCGAGTTCGATCCGGTACCCGCGAATCTTCACCTGCTCATCGGAGCGCCCCATGTAGCGCAGCTCGCCGTCGGCACCCCAGTACATCAGGTCCCCGGTGCGGTACATCCGAGTCCCCGGCTCGCCGAACGGGCAGGCCACGAAGCGGGTCGACGACAGCCCGGGCCGGCCGATATATCCGTCCGACACCCCGGCGCCTGCCACGTACAACTCGCCGACCACGCCGGGCGCCACCGGCCGCAGCAGGGTGTCCAGGACGAAAAAGCCTAGATGGCCCAGCGGCACCCCGATCGGGCTGACAGCCCTGTCGGCATCCTCAGCCACGATCTCCCGGAACGAGGCATGCACCGTGGTCTCGGTGATGCCGTACATGTTGATCAAGCGCGGCGATCCCGGAGGATGGTTCTCCAGCCAGGATCGCATCCGTTGCGGCTCAAGCGCTTCCCCACCGAACACGACGGCCTCGAGTTTGAGCCGGGCGCCGAGTTCGGGATGCGCGGCATCGGCGGTCTGCAGTGCATAGAACGCCGACGGCGTTTGGCTCAGCACACCGACCCGCTCGGAAACCAGTAGGGCGTGCAGATCTTCCGGCGAGCGCACCACCGCATCAGGCACCACAACCACACGGCCGCCGTAGAGCAGCGCCCCCCAGATCTCCCAGACCGAGAAGTCGAATGCCAACGAATGGCATTGCGACCACGCCAGACCCGTCAAATCCATATCGTCGTCGAGGGTCTGCAGCAGCTGAATCACATTTCGATGCGGAATCGCCACACCCTTGGGTGTACCCGTGGTACCCGAGGTGTAGATGACGTAGGCGACGTCGTCGCGGTGCGGTCCGGTCGGCGCCGCGGCGGTATCGACGGCGGGACCCTTGAGGTCATTCACGTCGATGATCGAAATGCCCTGGCCATCAAGCTGTTCAGCGAGTGCAGCCGTGGTGACTGCGGCGACAGGTTTGGCATCGCCGAGCACGAACTGCCGTCGCGTCTCGGGCACCGACGGATCGATCGGCACGTAGGTGGCGCCGGTTTTCACCACCGCCACCATTGCCAGTATCGCCTCGGCCGAGCGCGGCAGCAACAACGCCACCCGCTGACCGGGCCCCGCGCCGCGGCCGACCAGCACGCGCGCCGCACGCTCGGCCGCCTGGTCGAGTTCGCGGTATGTCATCGACACACCCTCAAAGGTCACCGCCGGCGCATCGGGGTTGCGGGCGGCCGCGGTGCTGAACATCGACGCGATCGTCTCGGCGCTGCTTGCCAATTCAGTCAACACTGCGCGGTTGCCGACCTGATCGAGGCGGGCGTGCTCGGCGGCATCGAGCACATCGACCGCCGACATCTGGCGACTCGGGTCGGCGGTCATCTCCACCAGTACCCGCTGTAACCGGTCCACCAGTGTCTGGATGCTGGCGGCGTCGAAGACGTCCGTGCGGAACTCGACGCCACCCCCGATGCCTGCGGGTTGGCCGGCGGCGTCCCAGCGTTCCGCCAGGTTGAAGGTGAGGTCCATGCGCGCGGTCTTGGTGTCCACCGCCATCGGTTCGACCTGCAGCTCGCCGAGTGACAAGCCGGCGGCGTCACCGGCTTGCCAGCCGAAGTTCTGCCACGCCAGCACCACCTGGACCAGGGGGTGATGGGCCATGCTGCGGGTGGGCTTGAGCCGCTCGACGAGCACCTCGAACGGAACGTCCTGATGTTCGTATGCCGACAGGCTGCGCCGGCGCACCTGCGCCAGCAGATCGGCGAAGGTGGGATTTCCGGTCAGGTCGACCCGCAACACCAGAGTGTTGACGAAAAAGCCGACGACCTCGTCGAGTGCGGTGTCACTACGCCCGGCGATCGGGAAGCCAACCGCCACATCGTTGTTCGCGCTCAGGTTGGACAGCAGCACCGCGAGGGCGGTTTGGACGACCATGAACGGGGTCGCATTGTGCTCACGGGCCACCATGGCGACTGCCTGCTGCAGCTCGGCGGGCCAGTCCACCTCGAGCCGGGCGCCGCGGTAGTCGGCGACCATCGGGTACGGCCGGTCGGTGGGCAGCTGCAACTGCTCGGGCATACCCGCGAGCGCGTCTTCCCAGTAGGCCAGTTCGGCGGAGATGCGGCTGCCGGGATCGGCGAGATCGCCCAACCGTGAACGCTGCCACAGCGTGTAGTCGACGTACTGCACCGCCAGATCCGCCCAGCCTGGACCTTCTCCTGTTTGTCGGCCGGCATAGGCCATGCCGAGGTCGCGCACAAGTGGTGCGATGGACCAGCCGTCGGCGGCGATGTGGTGTACCACCGCGACCAGCACGTGCTCATCGTCTCCAACCCGGAACAGCCTGGCCTGCATCGGGATTTCGGTCGACAAGTCGAAGGCGTAGCGGGTCGCCGCGTCGATGGCGTCGGCCAGTTGGCTGTCCGACCAGCCGGTGGCGTCGATGACGGTCCAGCCGAAATCGGCAAGCTCGGTGGGAACGATGAGCTGCTGGGGTACGCCCTCGACGGCCGGGAAGCGCGTGCGCAGGCTCTCCTGACGGTCCACCACGTCGGCCAGCGCCGCACCGAGTGCGTCAGCGTCCAGCTGACCGTGCAGCCTTAGCGCCACCGGCAGGTTGTAGATCGGGGAGGGTCCTTGAAGTTGGTCTACGATCCACAACCGGTTCTGCGCGAAGGACAGCGGGATGACGTCGGGGCGCTCGGCGACCACGAGCGGCTCGGAACGGCTGTCGTCACCGGAGATCCGCGGTGCCAGCTGCGCGACCGTGGGTGCCTCGAACAGCATTCGCACCGCGAGACTTGCGCCCAGGCTGTTGTTGACCGCCGCGATCAGGCGCATCGCCGACAACGAGTCGCCACCCAGATCGAAGAACGAGTCGTCTACGCCGACACGATCTGTACCCAGCACCTGGGCGAAAATCCCCGCCAGGATCTCTTCGGTGGGATTGCTCGGCGCACGGTAATTTTCCGTGTCCTGATAGTCGGGCGCGGGTAGTGCCCGGCGATCGAGCTTGCCGCTGACGGTCAACGGCAACGCGGAAAGCTCGATGACTGCGGCCGGCACCATGTAGGCCGGCAGCCGCTCGGCCAGCGCGACGCGGATCTTGACCGGGTCCGCCGTCCCGGTGAAATAGCCCACCAGGCGGGGGTCGCCGGGACGGTCCTCGCGGGCGATCACCACCGCCTGTTCGACCCCGTCCAGGCCGGCCAACACGGCTTGGATCTCACCTGGCTCGATCCGGTAGCCGCGGATCTTCACCTGCTCATCGGCCCGGCCGAGGTACTGCAGTTGCCCGTCGGCGCGCCACCGCACCAGGTCCCCGGTGCGGTACATACGCTGGCCGGGCGCACCGAACGGGCACGCCACGAACCGCGACGCCGTCAGATCCGTCCGTCCGATGTAGCCCACTCCGACGCCGCGACCGGCGACATACAGTTCGCCTACTACTCCCTCAGGCACCGGCTGCAGCCGATCGTCGAGAACGAACAAGGCGACGGTTGGCGGCGGCGCGCCGATCGGCACCTCGGCGCCCACAACCAGGGGCGCGCTCATCGACGCGTACACCGTGACTTCGGTTGGTCCGTAAGCGTTGATCACCACCCGGCCGGGCGCCCACTGCTCCACCACTTCCGGCGGGCAAGCCTCACCGCCGAGCAACAGCGCCACCGACTCCAGTCCCTCGGGGCGCAGCGCTGCCACCGCCGACGGGGTCTGGGTGAGCACGTTGACGTGTTCTTCGACCAGGAGCGCGTGGAATTCCTCCGGCGAGCGAACTACCCCCTCGGGGACCACCAGCAGCCGGCCGCCACCGAGCAGCGCCGCCCAGATCTCCCAGACCGAGAAGTCGAATGCATACGAGTGGCACTGCGTCCACACCTGCTCGGAAGGAAGCGCCGGGTGCGCCGACGCAGCCAGGTGCGCGAGGTTACGGTGGCTCAGCGCAACACCTTTGGGCGTTCCGGTCGTGCCCGATGTGTAGATGAGGTACGCGATGTTGTCAGGATCCGGCGCAGGCAACACCGCGCGGGACTGGCCTTCGACTCCTGGGGCGTCGATGTCGATGATCGCGACATCGTGACCGTCCAACCGCAGCCGTAAAGCCTCGGTGGTGACGACGGCGACCGGTGCGGCATCGCCGAGCATGAACTCGATGCGGGCTTCGGGCAGCGCCGGATCGATCGCCAGGTACGACGCGCCGACCTTCAGCGCCGCAAGCATCACGACGACGGCATCGGCCGAGCGGTCCATGAGCAACGCCACGCAGTCCCCGGCGCCGACACCGCGACTGAAGAGCAAGTGCGCGTAGCGATTTGCCGCCTCGTCCAGTTCCCGATAGGTCATCGACACATCGCCGGCCGTCAGCGCGACGGCCTGCGGGGCGCGAGATACCTGCTCGGTGAACAGCTCCGGCACCGAAAGCGCAGTGGGCGCGGGCCGGGTCAGTATCGCGCGATTGCCGATCTTGTCGAGGCGGGCGTGCTCGGCGGAGTCGAGCACATCGATCGACGACACCCGACGGGTCGGCTCCGCAGTCATGGCCATCAAGACCCGCTGCAACCGGTCGACCAGGGTTTGGATGCTGGCGGCGTCGAACACGTCGGTGCGGTACTCGACCATTCCGTCGATTCCGGTCGGCTCGCCGCCATGGGTCCACCGCTCGCTCAGTGCGAACGCGAGATCGACACGCGCGGTGTGGGTGTCGAGTGGGAGCTGCGTCACCTGCAGGTCCCCCAAAGCCATCGCGATGTCCTCGCTGGTCTCCCCCGGCATGCTGCGCCACGCCAGCATCACCTGGACCAGCGGATGGTGATTCAGCGACCGAGTGGGGTTGATCCGCTCGACGATTGCTTCGAAGGGGACATCCTGGTGCTCGTAGGCAGCCAGGCTGCGGGTCCGGACCTGGGCCAGCAAGTCGGCGACGGTGGGGTCACCGCCAACGTCGACCCGCAACACCAGCGTATTGACGAAGAACCCGATCAAATCGTCTAGTGCGGGGTCGCGGCGGCCGCCGATCGGGAATCCCACCGCCACATCCGAACTGGCACTGAGCTTGCCCAGCAATAGCGCCAGGGCAGCCTGTACCACCATGAAGGCGGTTGCATTGTGCTCGCGGGAGAGCCGGGCGATCCGCTCCTGCAATTCGACCGGCCACAACCACGAGATGGTGGCGCCGCATTGATCGGCGACCGGCGGATACGGCCGGTCGGTCGGCAGCTGCAGCCGCTCGGGCATTCCGGCCAACGCATCCTGCCAGTACGCCAGTTGGGCATTGATCAGGCTGTTTCCATCGTCGAGGTCACCGAACTGCGCGCGCTGCCACAGCGTGTAATCGACGTACTGGACCGGCAAGTCGGTCCAGATCGGGGCCATCCCCGCAGTGCGGCAGATGTAGGCCACGCCCAGATCGCGCACCATCGGGCCCATCGACAGGCCGTCGGCGGCGATATGGTGCGCCACCGCCACCACCACGTGCTCGGTGTCGCTGACCCGGAACAGCCTGGCCTGCATGGGGATCTCGGCCGCCAGATCGAAGGCATGCAGCGCGACCGCGCTAACGGCATCATCGAGCTGCCCCTGTGTCCAACCGGCCGCATCGATGACGGCCCAGCCGAAGTCGGCGTCTGCAGCGGGGATCACCACCTGTTGTGGTATCCCGTCGGGGGCGGTGAACACTGTGCGCAGGCTTTCGTGACGCCCCACCACGTCGGTCAGTGCCGCACCCAACGCCTCGACGTTGAGGTGGCCCTGCAGCCGCAAGCCGACCGCCATGTTGTAGGTCGGTGACGGTCCCTGCAACTGGTCGAGAAACCACAACCGATTCTGCGAGAACGACAGCGGAATCATCGCTGGTCGCTCCATCGGCACCAGCGGCGTCAACCGGTCGTCCTCGGCG includes:
- a CDS encoding isoprenylcysteine carboxylmethyltransferase family protein gives rise to the protein MNAVLRVAALGLGQLVAIGLLLFGSAGTFDYWQAWVFLAVFAVTAWLPSIYLQVTNPVVLERRMRSGPVAEGRTVQKIVMLGLYGSLIAICVVGGFDHRFGWSAVPAALSVIGSLVAGAGLVVTVLVAIQNTYASTTVQVEAGQEVVSTGLYGLVRHPMYTGNVLILVGLPLAVGSFWALGFVMPGVAVLAARIHDEEKLLGDELDGYREYTQKVRSRLIPYMW
- a CDS encoding metal-dependent hydrolase, which translates into the protein MTDLIVRKMRFAFAESPVPFNWNPSDPAFSCAANMLSFLFLAIEKMINATVHEALPGITDPDVAEEALAFVRQEGQHSMAHRQHAKGLIKAYPALQEVLDDMMTVYDELTATTSVKYRLAYIADLEATFTPTFTMMLNHADTLFAPGDDRVASLFLWHFVEEIEHRSSALIIYDAVVGEPWYRMRITPSVFGHTGAVIEKAVSSINQLIPLEERKVDATSMFGNPWLKASVAEKFPRLKNYRQFQIPDNGPVQKFYPHIPLREQAVAALGVMRSQLPGHNPAKTKMPALAAEWLARYEAGYDVTRWYTGSNSKASQG